The following proteins come from a genomic window of Paenibacillus swuensis:
- a CDS encoding ABC transporter ATP-binding protein, which translates to MKDKPILIVQEVERSFQAGGRKLDVLKGIHMELHAGQLVMLRGRSGSGKTTLLNMLGGLDQPTKGEIYFMDQPFHTWNDDQRTKVRRKDIGFIFQAFALMPMLSAWENVELALRMANVPRNEWKPRVQHCLELVGLSSRMQHRPYELSGGEQQRVAIAKAIAHRPALLLADEPTADLDSQMGAQIMGVFKNIIQSEQVSICMTTHDPTILEVADRVYEMVDGKFIGA; encoded by the coding sequence ATGAAGGACAAACCTATTCTGATTGTTCAAGAGGTGGAGCGCTCCTTTCAGGCAGGAGGAAGGAAACTCGACGTCCTCAAGGGAATACATATGGAGCTCCATGCCGGACAACTGGTTATGCTCAGAGGGCGCTCCGGTTCCGGGAAAACGACGCTGTTGAACATGCTTGGCGGGTTGGATCAGCCCACTAAAGGCGAAATTTACTTCATGGATCAACCTTTCCACACCTGGAATGATGATCAACGGACTAAAGTGCGCCGGAAGGACATCGGCTTTATTTTTCAAGCCTTCGCCTTAATGCCGATGCTTTCGGCCTGGGAGAATGTGGAGCTGGCGCTTCGCATGGCGAACGTGCCCAGAAACGAATGGAAGCCAAGGGTGCAGCATTGTCTTGAGCTGGTTGGTCTCAGCTCGAGGATGCAGCACAGACCTTATGAGTTATCCGGGGGTGAACAGCAGCGGGTTGCCATTGCCAAGGCGATTGCACACCGGCCGGCGTTGCTATTAGCGGATGAACCTACCGCAGATCTCGATTCCCAGATGGGGGCCCAGATTATGGGCGTTTTCAAGAACATTATTCAAAGCGAGCAGGTTTCAATCTGCATGACTACACATGATCCTACAATTTTGGAGGTTGCCGACCGTGTTTATGAAATGGTGGACGGAAAATTCATTGGAGCCTAA
- a CDS encoding RNA polymerase sigma factor, which produces MYAYTATEHFQQVYAQHKPTVYHFLHRLTRNHHEASDLVQDTFLRYYQSGRNVKESSVRAWLFQTSYRVFVDHYRKKTTRAWLPFESVSEPESPEHHYPETTYLFNEWETELCKHMDRLKPKEQQILTLLAWEGLSYREIAERMDCTESTVKTSIHRARNKMRHYCGHLAASI; this is translated from the coding sequence ATGTATGCCTATACCGCAACGGAGCATTTTCAACAAGTATACGCACAGCACAAACCAACTGTATATCATTTTCTGCACAGACTGACAAGAAATCATCATGAAGCGTCAGACTTGGTACAAGACACATTCCTGCGATACTACCAGAGCGGCAGAAATGTCAAAGAAAGCAGCGTGAGGGCCTGGTTATTCCAGACGTCCTATCGTGTATTTGTCGACCATTACCGTAAGAAAACAACAAGAGCCTGGTTACCATTTGAGTCGGTCAGCGAACCGGAGAGCCCGGAACATCATTATCCGGAAACGACATACTTGTTTAATGAATGGGAAACGGAATTGTGCAAACATATGGATCGACTTAAGCCGAAGGAACAACAGATTTTAACGTTACTGGCATGGGAAGGCTTGTCATACAGGGAAATCGCCGAACGAATGGACTGCACGGAATCCACAGTAAAAACATCCATTCATAGAGCGAGAAACAAAATGAGGCATTATTGCGGACATTTAGCCGCGTCTATTTAA
- a CDS encoding efflux RND transporter periplasmic adaptor subunit, with protein MKWWTENSLEPKKTRQRVKPMMALVLSTTLVVASGCSLLPKEKEEEVLPVINPPKISKKPEYEVRSETLETKVRGNGNMKSLQEEALYFTENDKRLKELYVKPSDNVKKGQVIAVLDVEDAKKALRDAKLQFRKDEIAMKETLRKKDEMDPLEFETQVIAFEEKKQAIADQQESIGKAVLVAPYAGTVVSVPVKKGDAVKAYDPIAVIADLSQLVVAVKVSKDDLEKVSIGMEAQVEINTLGTHKGKVKQLPITTEDTSDGEGETPQGGTGGQAAQEPIENFMLIQLDAKPQGLTNRAPLSATIVVNRKVNATVIPISALRKIGGRTYVLVSDEQGKREVDVEVGQTTSTDVEIVAGLKPGQKVVGK; from the coding sequence ATGAAATGGTGGACGGAAAATTCATTGGAGCCTAAGAAGACCCGACAACGGGTTAAACCGATGATGGCTTTGGTTTTAAGTACTACTTTAGTTGTTGCTTCAGGATGTTCGCTGTTGCCGAAAGAGAAAGAAGAGGAAGTGTTGCCTGTTATTAACCCGCCGAAAATTTCCAAGAAGCCGGAATACGAAGTGCGTTCCGAAACGTTGGAAACGAAGGTGAGAGGAAACGGCAATATGAAGTCGTTACAAGAGGAAGCCTTATACTTTACGGAGAATGACAAGCGATTGAAAGAGCTGTATGTGAAACCGTCGGACAACGTCAAGAAAGGGCAGGTTATCGCCGTGCTTGATGTTGAAGACGCGAAGAAAGCATTGCGGGATGCGAAGCTGCAATTCCGCAAAGATGAAATTGCGATGAAAGAAACGTTGCGCAAGAAAGATGAGATGGACCCGCTGGAATTCGAAACCCAGGTGATTGCGTTTGAAGAGAAGAAACAAGCCATTGCGGACCAGCAGGAATCAATCGGGAAGGCTGTTCTGGTGGCTCCTTATGCAGGAACTGTCGTTTCGGTGCCTGTGAAGAAAGGAGATGCTGTTAAAGCATACGATCCGATCGCGGTCATTGCGGATCTTTCCCAGCTTGTTGTGGCGGTTAAAGTCAGTAAAGACGATCTTGAGAAGGTGTCAATCGGCATGGAGGCACAAGTCGAGATCAATACACTTGGCACGCATAAAGGGAAAGTAAAGCAACTGCCTATAACAACCGAAGATACTTCAGACGGGGAAGGCGAAACACCGCAGGGCGGTACCGGCGGGCAGGCTGCTCAGGAGCCGATTGAAAATTTCATGCTCATTCAGTTGGACGCCAAACCTCAAGGACTCACGAATCGGGCACCGCTTAGCGCTACCATTGTCGTCAACCGAAAAGTAAACGCCACCGTTATACCGATTTCAGCGTTGCGTAAGATCGGAGGACGCACCTATGTGCTTGTCTCGGATGAACAAGGCAAACGCGAGGTGGATGTGGAGGTTGGCCAGACGACTTCAACCGATGTTGAAATTGTTGCCGGATTGAAACCAGGTCAGAAAGTAGTGGGCAAATAA
- the carB gene encoding carbamoyl-phosphate synthase large subunit — protein sequence MPKNNKLKKILVIGSGPIVIGQAAEFDYAGTQACQALKEEGMEVVLINSNPATIMTDTNMADKVYIEPITLDYVTQIIRQERPDGLLPTLGGQTGLNMAVELARHGVLERENVKLLGTQLTAIEKAEDRDLFRDLMRELEQPVPASVIVTTVQEALDFANEIGYPIIVRPAYTLGGTGGGICVNEEELLETVASGIRYSPIGQCLIERSIAGMKEVEYEVMRDANDNCIVVCNMENFDPVGVHTGDSIVVAPSQTLSDREYQMLRSASLKIIRALNIEGGCNVQFALDPHSYQYYVIEVNPRVSRSSALASKATGYPIAKMAAKIAIGYTLDELVNPVTGQTYACFEPTLDYIVTKIPRWPFDKFTSANRKLGTQMKATGEVMAIGRTFEESIQKAIRSLEVGVHRLCLKDADKLDQETLETRLAKPDDERIFLLAEAYRRGYTLQQLQDLTKIDWWFLSKLQGLVDFEKVIGTAGELTSEVLYQAKRKGFTDRAIAELRREVDANADYVQENDVRNYRLEQGLKPVYKMVDTCAAEFEASTPYYYSTYETENEVTPSTKEKVVVLGSGPIRIGQGIEFDYSTVHAVWAIQDAGYEAVIINNNPETVSTDFNTSDRLYFEPLFFEDVMNVIEQEKPIGVIVQFGGQTAINLAAPLSKAGVRILGTSLESIDMAEDRKKFEAMLTSLAIAQPKGSTVTSVGEAVGVAEKLGYPVLVRPSYVLGGRAMEIVYSDEELLSYMEYAVTINPEHPVLIDRYMLGKEVEVDAICDREQVLIPGIMEHVERAGVHSGDSIAVYPPQSLSADIKQQIVDITTKIALELKVIGLVNIQYVIYKEQVYVIEVNPRSSRTVPFLSKVTNIPMANVATKLIMGQKLGDLGYEGGLWREDEFVSVKVPVFSFAKLRRVDTTLGPEMKSTGEVMGRDLNYAKALYKGLIGSGMKIPPTGNIIATVADKDKDEAIEIFRGFSSLGYKIVATGGTAEAFEQAGLEVNTVYKLSEGSPNILDLIRKGEAHFVVNTLTKGKTPERDGFRIRREAVENGIVCMTSLDTVRALLTMLQAINFSSRPMPVLK from the coding sequence ATGCCCAAAAATAATAAACTCAAAAAAATTCTCGTAATCGGTTCCGGACCGATTGTCATCGGACAGGCGGCTGAATTCGACTACGCCGGAACACAAGCTTGTCAGGCGCTGAAAGAAGAGGGCATGGAAGTCGTGCTGATTAACAGTAACCCTGCCACGATTATGACCGATACGAACATGGCCGACAAAGTTTATATCGAGCCGATTACCCTCGATTACGTAACCCAAATTATCCGTCAGGAACGTCCGGACGGTTTGCTGCCTACCTTGGGCGGTCAGACCGGCTTGAACATGGCGGTTGAGCTGGCGCGTCACGGCGTGCTGGAGCGTGAAAACGTGAAATTGCTGGGAACGCAATTAACAGCAATTGAGAAAGCGGAGGACCGCGATTTGTTCCGCGACTTGATGAGGGAGTTGGAGCAGCCTGTTCCTGCAAGTGTCATTGTTACTACGGTGCAGGAAGCCTTGGATTTTGCCAATGAAATCGGCTACCCGATTATTGTACGTCCGGCTTATACCCTTGGCGGCACAGGAGGCGGCATTTGCGTGAACGAGGAGGAGTTGCTGGAAACTGTAGCATCCGGGATTCGCTACTCTCCCATCGGACAGTGTCTGATTGAACGCAGTATCGCCGGCATGAAAGAAGTGGAGTATGAAGTGATGCGCGATGCCAACGATAACTGTATCGTTGTGTGTAACATGGAAAACTTCGATCCGGTTGGCGTGCATACCGGAGATTCCATCGTAGTTGCGCCTTCCCAAACACTCTCGGACCGTGAGTATCAGATGCTGCGTTCGGCCTCATTGAAAATTATTCGCGCTTTGAATATCGAGGGCGGTTGTAACGTACAGTTCGCCTTAGATCCGCACAGCTACCAATATTATGTTATTGAAGTTAACCCGCGGGTGAGTCGTTCTTCCGCGCTAGCTTCTAAAGCGACAGGTTATCCGATTGCGAAGATGGCCGCAAAAATTGCGATAGGCTACACGCTTGATGAGCTTGTGAATCCGGTAACAGGACAAACCTACGCATGCTTCGAGCCGACACTCGATTATATCGTAACGAAAATTCCGCGCTGGCCGTTCGATAAGTTTACTTCCGCAAATCGGAAGCTGGGCACGCAAATGAAAGCCACCGGTGAGGTTATGGCGATCGGCCGTACGTTCGAGGAATCCATCCAGAAAGCGATTCGTTCCCTGGAAGTCGGCGTGCACCGCTTATGTCTTAAAGATGCGGATAAATTGGATCAGGAAACGTTGGAAACCCGTTTGGCTAAGCCTGATGACGAAAGGATTTTCCTTCTGGCGGAAGCTTACCGCCGCGGTTATACTCTGCAGCAACTGCAGGATTTGACGAAAATCGATTGGTGGTTCCTGAGCAAGCTCCAAGGGCTGGTCGATTTCGAAAAGGTCATCGGGACTGCGGGAGAGTTGACATCGGAGGTACTGTACCAGGCAAAGCGTAAAGGTTTCACCGATCGCGCGATTGCGGAACTGCGGCGTGAAGTCGATGCCAACGCGGATTATGTGCAGGAGAATGATGTAAGAAATTATCGTTTGGAACAAGGACTTAAACCGGTTTACAAAATGGTTGATACTTGCGCGGCGGAATTCGAAGCGTCAACGCCATACTATTATTCAACATACGAAACAGAGAATGAGGTAACACCTTCGACGAAGGAAAAAGTGGTGGTGCTTGGCTCCGGACCTATTCGGATCGGTCAAGGCATTGAGTTCGACTACTCCACAGTCCATGCCGTATGGGCGATTCAAGATGCGGGCTATGAAGCGGTTATCATCAACAACAATCCCGAAACGGTGTCCACTGACTTTAACACGTCGGATCGGTTATACTTTGAACCGCTGTTCTTCGAAGACGTCATGAATGTGATCGAGCAGGAGAAGCCCATCGGCGTTATTGTTCAGTTCGGCGGGCAGACGGCAATTAATCTGGCGGCGCCGTTGTCCAAAGCGGGTGTGCGTATTCTGGGTACTTCACTGGAGAGCATTGATATGGCTGAGGACCGCAAGAAGTTTGAAGCCATGCTAACGTCACTTGCGATCGCGCAACCGAAAGGTTCCACGGTAACGTCGGTTGGCGAAGCTGTCGGTGTAGCGGAGAAGCTTGGCTATCCGGTGCTTGTCAGACCTTCGTATGTTCTGGGCGGACGCGCTATGGAAATTGTGTACTCTGATGAAGAATTGCTAAGTTACATGGAGTACGCCGTCACAATTAATCCGGAGCATCCTGTACTGATCGACCGTTACATGTTGGGCAAAGAGGTCGAGGTAGACGCGATTTGCGACAGAGAACAGGTGCTGATTCCGGGCATCATGGAGCATGTCGAGCGCGCGGGAGTTCACTCCGGCGACTCTATCGCGGTGTACCCGCCGCAGTCGCTGTCGGCAGATATCAAGCAGCAGATTGTCGATATTACGACCAAGATCGCACTTGAACTGAAAGTGATCGGTTTGGTAAACATCCAGTATGTCATCTATAAAGAACAAGTGTACGTGATTGAGGTAAACCCGCGTTCTTCACGGACGGTGCCTTTCTTGAGTAAAGTCACGAATATCCCGATGGCGAATGTGGCAACGAAATTGATTATGGGCCAAAAGCTGGGGGATTTGGGCTACGAAGGCGGCTTGTGGAGAGAAGATGAGTTCGTTTCCGTCAAGGTTCCGGTGTTCTCTTTTGCCAAGCTGCGCCGTGTAGACACTACCTTGGGACCCGAAATGAAATCAACGGGCGAAGTGATGGGTCGGGACTTGAATTATGCCAAAGCATTGTACAAGGGCTTAATCGGTTCGGGAATGAAGATTCCGCCAACAGGCAACATCATCGCTACGGTAGCGGACAAAGACAAGGACGAAGCGATTGAAATCTTCCGCGGTTTCTCAAGTCTGGGTTACAAGATTGTCGCAACGGGAGGAACAGCCGAAGCGTTCGAGCAAGCTGGGCTTGAGGTTAACACGGTGTATAAGCTTAGCGAAGGCTCACCGAACATTCTGGATTTGATTCGTAAGGGCGAAGCTCACTTTGTCGTCAATACACTGACTAAAGGCAAAACACCGGAGCGGGACGGTTTCCGCATTCGCCGGGAAGCGGTGGAAAACGGGATTGTCTGTATGACTTCATTGGATACGGTTCGCGCACTGTTAACGATGCTGCAGGCGATAAACTTCTCATCGAGACCGATGCCTGTTTTGAAATAA
- the pyrE gene encoding orotate phosphoribosyltransferase → MNTTEIQFDQLAADIAQDLLHIGAVALRPKQPFTWTSGIKSPIYCDNRLTMSYPEVRERIADGFATLIHRLYPDAEVIAGTATAGIPHAAWVAQKLNLPMIYVRDKAKGHGKENLIEGQLQSGRKVVIIEDLISTGGSSIKAAQAVRANGAEALGVIAIFTYQLDRAAAAFADAQVPLHTLSNYGALAEQAMKAGAITTEELELMQSWRKDPSAFGQ, encoded by the coding sequence ATGAATACTACAGAAATTCAATTCGATCAACTGGCTGCCGATATTGCACAGGACTTGTTGCACATCGGGGCTGTGGCCTTGCGGCCCAAGCAACCGTTCACTTGGACGTCGGGCATCAAATCGCCAATCTATTGTGACAACCGGTTGACCATGTCTTATCCGGAAGTGCGGGAGCGGATCGCGGACGGATTTGCCACACTGATTCATCGTTTATATCCCGATGCGGAGGTGATAGCCGGAACGGCTACGGCCGGCATTCCGCATGCGGCATGGGTTGCTCAGAAGCTCAACCTTCCGATGATTTATGTTCGGGACAAGGCTAAAGGACACGGGAAAGAGAATTTAATTGAAGGCCAGTTGCAATCCGGGCGTAAAGTGGTGATTATCGAGGATTTGATTTCGACTGGCGGCAGCTCCATTAAAGCCGCTCAAGCGGTTCGGGCAAACGGTGCTGAAGCGTTGGGCGTAATTGCGATTTTCACCTATCAATTAGACCGTGCCGCTGCTGCCTTTGCGGATGCTCAAGTGCCATTGCACACCCTTTCCAACTACGGAGCGCTAGCTGAGCAAGCAATGAAAGCCGGCGCAATCACAACCGAAGAGCTTGAGCTCATGCAATCCTGGCGCAAGGATCCAAGCGCCTTTGGTCAGTAG
- a CDS encoding ABC transporter permease, with protein MGFPLLRFLFRKMWNTRWLTASTLLGLLVAVAFTISIPMYADGALKRVIAKTLAEQSSGLPAGSLQIRYQATGTSPTDLAQLKDVDGYIRNDIPAEIGFPYNTFVQSLSVRSTKIIPLEPDKVDASRNYNMSLVSLSGLQDHVEITNGKLAGASLIGGFAEVMMLEEALLLNGLHIGDLFEYALPGGAGSVKVRISGAFKPKSDTDPFWYKGLESYMTTLVVNEELFMNQLLQKMKVPLREANWYYAFDLREIQTSQLSPLTRTLDRLNIELYQRLKDTKVDISFIDLLSEFRKQSLQLQTLLFTLAAPMLAMVFYYIAMNARQSLDKQKSDIAVLRSRGGSTGQIIRIYLIEGLLLGGIALAVGPFIGWFMAKSIGSASGFLTFVDRKSIPVGISSDAFIAGGVAVLIAVLSSVIPAVIYARQSIVNYKQSAARSDNKPYWQRWFLDIVLVLAAGYGWYLFNERQFLAVKTGLTTDQLDVQPFLFFVPALSIFALGLLFLRIFPWLLTLFTWMGRRFLSVPAYLTLTQLSRSANSYYPLMILLILTLGLGVYNSSAARTIDLNSTERTLYQYGTDVVVQTVWEGFAEVTPGSQGGGQGNGGGQGSGGSSGGSSGGNGGGAGGNGAGGNPGAPGGGQPPGRVIYNEPPFEMFRNLEGVEAAARVLITKGSVTVSGRTIGQGTVMGIDNVDFSKVAWFRNDLFPVHPFKYLNILGAYEHSVIISDNVAKKYQLKPGDSISIAINQQPVEFFIVGTLPYWPSQYPEQNPFYITNLDYIYDQVPVIPYEVWLKMKPGAKAGPMIQALQTQGIELASVKDVRNELVVQGKHPTRGGVFGILSLGFLVSVMVSLIGYILYWFFNLSGRVVQFGVLRAMGLSRGQLTGMLLLEQLFTAGLSIGLGIGIGKLTSILFLPFLQTSQNTQMQVPPFRVVFESKDTFQLYIVVAFMMITGAALLFLQIRRLRVHQAVKLGEER; from the coding sequence ATGGGATTTCCGCTGCTTCGTTTCCTGTTCCGCAAGATGTGGAACACACGCTGGCTGACCGCCAGCACTTTGCTCGGCCTCTTGGTGGCCGTTGCCTTCACGATCAGCATACCGATGTATGCCGACGGGGCGCTCAAGCGGGTAATCGCGAAGACGCTTGCTGAACAATCCTCAGGGTTGCCTGCGGGTTCCCTACAGATCCGTTATCAGGCCACGGGAACCTCTCCCACCGATCTTGCTCAGCTTAAGGACGTCGATGGCTACATCCGTAACGATATCCCGGCTGAAATCGGGTTTCCTTACAACACTTTCGTGCAGAGCCTCTCGGTCCGAAGTACCAAGATTATTCCGCTGGAACCCGATAAAGTGGATGCCAGCCGTAACTACAACATGAGTCTTGTTTCCCTGAGCGGGTTGCAGGACCATGTTGAAATCACGAACGGTAAGTTGGCCGGAGCCAGTCTGATCGGCGGTTTCGCTGAAGTGATGATGTTGGAGGAAGCCTTGTTGCTTAACGGGTTGCATATCGGAGATCTATTCGAATACGCGCTTCCCGGCGGAGCAGGCAGTGTCAAGGTTCGCATTTCGGGAGCGTTTAAGCCTAAGAGTGACACGGACCCGTTCTGGTACAAAGGCTTGGAAAGCTACATGACCACGCTGGTCGTCAATGAAGAACTGTTCATGAATCAATTGCTTCAGAAGATGAAGGTACCCTTACGAGAAGCGAACTGGTACTACGCATTCGACCTCAGGGAAATACAAACGTCCCAACTTTCTCCACTTACCCGCACATTAGACAGATTGAACATTGAGTTGTATCAGAGATTAAAGGACACAAAAGTAGACATTTCTTTTATAGATTTACTTAGTGAGTTTCGCAAACAAAGTTTACAGTTACAGACGCTGTTATTCACGTTAGCGGCGCCTATGCTTGCGATGGTGTTCTATTATATCGCCATGAATGCCCGTCAGTCGCTGGATAAGCAGAAGAGCGATATTGCTGTTCTGCGCAGCCGAGGAGGAAGTACCGGTCAAATCATCCGGATCTATTTAATTGAAGGGCTGCTGCTCGGTGGTATTGCACTGGCGGTCGGACCCTTTATCGGCTGGTTTATGGCCAAGAGTATAGGTTCCGCAAGCGGATTTTTAACCTTTGTGGACCGAAAATCGATACCGGTCGGCATTTCTTCAGATGCTTTCATTGCAGGGGGCGTCGCGGTGCTCATCGCGGTGCTGTCGAGTGTGATACCTGCTGTCATCTATGCCAGACAATCTATTGTGAACTATAAGCAAAGCGCTGCCAGATCGGACAACAAGCCTTATTGGCAACGTTGGTTCCTAGATATTGTATTGGTATTGGCGGCGGGTTACGGATGGTATTTATTTAACGAGCGGCAGTTTCTCGCTGTGAAGACGGGACTCACGACAGATCAGCTGGACGTACAACCGTTCCTGTTCTTTGTTCCGGCGTTGTCGATTTTTGCTCTGGGATTGCTTTTCCTTCGAATTTTCCCATGGCTTCTGACGCTTTTTACGTGGATGGGAAGAAGATTCCTGTCCGTACCAGCTTATTTGACACTTACACAACTTTCACGTTCGGCCAACTCCTACTATCCTTTGATGATTTTGCTTATTCTGACGCTGGGACTTGGTGTGTACAATTCTTCAGCCGCCAGGACGATTGATCTCAATTCAACCGAGCGAACGCTCTATCAATATGGAACGGATGTTGTTGTCCAAACGGTATGGGAAGGTTTCGCGGAAGTAACACCCGGTTCCCAAGGCGGAGGCCAGGGAAATGGAGGCGGTCAGGGCTCAGGAGGAAGTTCAGGAGGAAGTTCAGGCGGCAACGGAGGAGGCGCGGGCGGCAACGGTGCAGGAGGCAATCCAGGTGCACCGGGCGGCGGGCAACCTCCGGGCCGGGTCATTTATAATGAACCTCCGTTTGAAATGTTCCGCAACCTGGAAGGGGTGGAAGCAGCTGCCCGTGTGTTAATTACCAAAGGCAGCGTTACCGTCTCGGGTCGTACCATTGGTCAGGGCACGGTAATGGGGATCGATAATGTTGATTTCTCCAAAGTTGCCTGGTTCCGAAACGATTTATTTCCTGTTCATCCTTTCAAATATTTGAACATCTTGGGAGCTTACGAGCATTCCGTCATTATTTCAGATAATGTCGCGAAGAAATATCAATTAAAGCCGGGGGACTCTATTTCCATAGCGATTAATCAGCAACCTGTTGAATTCTTTATCGTAGGTACATTGCCTTATTGGCCAAGTCAGTATCCGGAACAAAATCCGTTCTATATTACGAATTTAGACTACATCTATGATCAAGTGCCTGTAATTCCCTATGAGGTATGGTTAAAGATGAAGCCTGGCGCTAAAGCCGGACCTATGATTCAAGCTCTGCAAACACAAGGAATCGAACTGGCTTCGGTCAAGGATGTCCGCAACGAGCTGGTTGTCCAAGGGAAGCATCCTACGCGGGGCGGGGTATTCGGAATTTTAAGTTTAGGGTTTTTGGTGTCTGTCATGGTCTCCCTGATCGGTTACATTCTCTATTGGTTCTTTAACCTGTCGGGTCGCGTGGTTCAATTCGGTGTACTTCGAGCCATGGGCCTTTCCAGAGGTCAACTGACCGGAATGTTGCTCTTGGAACAGTTGTTTACAGCAGGTCTTTCCATTGGACTTGGCATCGGAATCGGAAAACTTACCAGCATTCTGTTCCTGCCCTTCCTGCAGACTTCGCAGAATACGCAGATGCAAGTACCTCCTTTTCGTGTCGTGTTCGAATCCAAGGACACCTTCCAGTTATATATCGTGGTAGCCTTCATGATGATCACAGGCGCAGCGTTGCTGTTCCTACAGATACGCAGATTGAGGGTTCATCAGGCCGTTAAGTTAGGGGAGGAGAGATAA
- the pyrF gene encoding orotidine-5'-phosphate decarboxylase, translated as MTTLTQTAGRIMVALDYPGADEARVLLKQLSGIPCYVKVGMQLFYAAGPDFVRELKQEGYKVFLDVKMHDIPNTVKGGANSVTKLGVDMFNVHCSGGTAMMTAAMDGVHEALDAGTGWNRPVVIGVTQLTSTGAEMMNDEIGVPGTVEASVVRYARLALDAGLNGVVASPLEVSQIKAACGKAFQTVTPGIRPKGSAVGDQSRVLSPKEAFAHGTDYIVIGRPITAAPHPREALESILEELIS; from the coding sequence ATGACAACCTTAACGCAAACCGCCGGACGCATCATGGTGGCCCTGGATTATCCAGGTGCTGATGAAGCAAGGGTGCTGCTGAAGCAGCTTTCCGGCATTCCTTGTTATGTGAAAGTGGGGATGCAGCTGTTCTACGCAGCCGGCCCTGATTTCGTGCGGGAATTAAAGCAGGAAGGTTATAAAGTGTTTCTGGATGTAAAGATGCACGACATACCAAACACGGTTAAAGGCGGAGCGAACAGTGTAACCAAACTGGGCGTCGATATGTTTAACGTTCATTGCTCGGGCGGTACCGCTATGATGACAGCCGCGATGGATGGAGTCCATGAAGCGCTGGACGCCGGAACGGGCTGGAATCGGCCTGTAGTCATCGGAGTCACACAGTTGACAAGCACGGGTGCCGAGATGATGAACGACGAAATCGGCGTCCCCGGCACTGTGGAAGCCAGCGTTGTAAGGTATGCCCGCTTGGCGCTGGATGCAGGTTTAAACGGCGTGGTCGCTTCACCTTTGGAAGTATCACAGATTAAAGCCGCTTGCGGCAAGGCGTTCCAGACGGTCACCCCGGGGATACGTCCTAAGGGAAGCGCAGTAGGTGATCAATCGAGGGTGCTGTCGCCTAAAGAAGCTTTTGCACATGGGACGGATTATATCGTCATCGGTCGTCCGATTACAGCTGCTCCTCACCCGAGAGAGGCATTGGAATCCATACTTGAGGAGTTGATATCCTAA
- a CDS encoding ABC transporter ATP-binding protein: MIQCEGLVKIYKTKDLEVVALQGLNISVAPGEMMAIIGNSGSGKSTLLNILGGLDRPSAGQVRVGEWDLLKITDDQLVEYKRRTVGFIWQNNARNLLPYLTALENVEMPMMLGGKYDKPYAKQLLEWVGLKDRMYSKLQQLSGGEQQRVAIAISLANRPNLLLADEPTGSVDTQTSDMVMEIFRKLNREIGITVVIVTHDLSLADKVDRVVAIRDGLTSTEFIKRNPNLNTDGGEAGESWGIPLQSAHEEYIVVDRVGRLQIPRDYMNKLSIKDKVSMEFDGEKIVIKAPTIVEGNLK; encoded by the coding sequence ATGATTCAATGTGAGGGACTTGTGAAGATTTATAAAACCAAAGATCTGGAAGTAGTGGCTTTGCAAGGTCTGAATATTTCTGTCGCCCCGGGCGAAATGATGGCCATTATCGGAAACAGCGGAAGCGGGAAATCGACACTGCTGAACATCCTAGGGGGTCTGGATCGTCCGTCTGCGGGCCAAGTGAGAGTCGGCGAATGGGATCTGCTGAAGATTACGGATGATCAATTGGTCGAATATAAACGAAGAACCGTAGGCTTTATATGGCAAAATAATGCGAGAAACTTACTCCCCTATCTGACCGCGCTTGAGAATGTGGAAATGCCGATGATGCTTGGGGGGAAATACGATAAACCGTACGCGAAGCAATTATTGGAATGGGTCGGTTTAAAGGATAGAATGTACAGCAAGCTTCAACAGCTCTCCGGGGGAGAACAGCAGCGGGTCGCTATAGCGATATCTTTAGCGAATCGACCCAACCTGCTTCTCGCCGATGAACCTACGGGTTCTGTCGATACACAAACCTCCGATATGGTTATGGAGATCTTCCGAAAGTTGAATCGTGAAATCGGAATTACGGTCGTCATTGTAACGCACGACTTGTCTTTAGCTGATAAAGTGGATCGGGTCGTAGCGATACGTGACGGATTAACCAGTACTGAATTTATAAAGCGAAATCCTAACTTAAATACGGATGGAGGTGAGGCGGGGGAATCTTGGGGAATTCCGTTGCAATCCGCGCATGAAGAGTATATTGTGGTGGATCGAGTTGGCCGGCTCCAAATCCCGCGGGATTATATGAACAAGTTAAGTATCAAAGACAAGGTGTCTATGGAATTCGATGGCGAGAAAATTGTAATTAAAGCACCAACCATTGTGGAGGGGAACCTGAAATGA